A stretch of the Streptomyces sp. NBC_00078 genome encodes the following:
- a CDS encoding TOMM precursor leader peptide-binding protein — protein MKPALRRGWRDLNTVQFGMAPAHALTLGPMDTATGSFLDLLNGTRGLPLLREEGRRMDLPDGHVDRLVERLARAGLLDDAKGGGPAADTLRGKKDVIARLRPDLASLSLITSEPGDAIRHLAARRSLRVQVQGAGRVGVVLASLLAGAGIGEVDVRDVGRVEAGDVAPGGLPAESIGHRRDEAARQAVRRSAPDRPPRRSRAAPLPDGEPGFSLVILAPRDDVAVHAPPPSTAEPLIASGTPHLYAGVVEATGIVGPLVLPGETGCAGCLHEGRTDRDPAWPRLVAQWRSGAPRQARPCDLTLATTVAGLAAAHALAFLDGRLPSSAGARWEVSLPGLTWHARPVWAHPACPCGAAEKGKGEHTSEDEESHETMAGHRSPEELCRKADAARPAGTWRAHV, from the coding sequence ATGAAGCCGGCGCTCAGGCGCGGCTGGCGCGACCTCAACACCGTGCAGTTCGGAATGGCGCCGGCGCACGCGCTGACGCTCGGTCCGATGGACACGGCGACGGGCAGCTTCCTCGACCTGCTCAACGGCACCCGGGGGCTGCCCCTCCTGCGCGAGGAGGGACGCCGCATGGACCTGCCCGACGGCCATGTCGACCGGCTGGTGGAGCGGCTGGCGCGGGCCGGCCTCCTGGACGACGCCAAGGGTGGCGGACCGGCCGCCGACACGCTGCGCGGCAAGAAGGACGTCATCGCCCGGCTGCGCCCCGACCTCGCCTCACTGTCCCTGATCACCTCCGAACCGGGCGACGCGATCAGGCACCTGGCGGCGCGCCGCTCACTGCGCGTACAGGTGCAGGGCGCGGGACGGGTGGGCGTGGTGCTGGCCTCACTGCTGGCCGGCGCGGGCATCGGGGAGGTCGACGTGCGGGATGTCGGCCGGGTCGAGGCGGGGGACGTGGCGCCGGGCGGACTGCCCGCCGAGTCCATCGGCCACCGCCGCGACGAGGCCGCCCGGCAGGCCGTACGCCGCTCCGCTCCCGACCGCCCACCGCGCCGCAGCCGCGCGGCCCCGCTCCCGGACGGCGAGCCCGGCTTCTCACTGGTGATCCTCGCCCCACGCGACGACGTCGCCGTGCACGCGCCCCCGCCGTCCACCGCGGAACCCCTCATCGCCTCGGGCACACCGCATCTGTACGCCGGCGTCGTGGAGGCGACCGGCATCGTCGGCCCCCTCGTCCTGCCAGGTGAGACGGGTTGTGCGGGCTGCCTGCACGAGGGACGCACCGACCGGGATCCGGCCTGGCCCCGGCTGGTCGCGCAGTGGCGCTCCGGCGCGCCACGCCAGGCGCGGCCCTGCGATCTGACGCTGGCCACAACCGTCGCCGGACTGGCGGCCGCGCACGCGCTCGCCTTCCTGGACGGCCGCCTTCCGAGCAGCGCCGGCGCGCGCTGGGAGGTCTCCCTCCCCGGTCTGACCTGGCATGCTCGACCGGTGTGGGCACATCCTGCATGCCCTTGCGGTGCCGCGGAGAAAGGTAAGGGAGAACACACCTCCGAGGACGAGGAGTCACACGAGACAATGGCAGGGCATCGGTCGCCGGAAGAGTTGTGCCGTAAGGCAGACGCGGCGCGGCCGGCAGGGACTTGGAGGGCGCATGTCTGA
- a CDS encoding M48 family metallopeptidase, translating into MPADPLHSAGTPQRRTTSQPPSGSVARAIEVRRSSRRRRTVSAYREGDRTVVLIPARMSEAEEQRWVTVMLDKLAAQESKRLLGDDELAGRAERLSAQYFDGRARPASVRWVTNQNTRWGSCTPSEGSIRLSHRLQGMPEYVVDYVLLHELAHLLVPGHGPRFWRLLEAYPRTERARGYLEGVVAAERLPHLPGARGE; encoded by the coding sequence GTGCCCGCCGACCCACTGCACAGCGCCGGAACGCCACAGCGCAGAACGACGAGCCAGCCGCCGAGCGGCTCGGTGGCGCGCGCGATCGAGGTCCGCAGGAGCTCCCGTCGACGCCGGACGGTCTCCGCGTACCGCGAGGGCGATCGCACCGTCGTACTCATCCCTGCTCGGATGTCCGAGGCGGAGGAGCAGCGCTGGGTGACCGTCATGCTCGACAAGCTGGCCGCGCAGGAGAGCAAACGGCTCCTCGGCGACGACGAGCTGGCCGGACGGGCGGAGCGGCTGTCGGCCCAGTACTTCGACGGCCGCGCCCGGCCCGCCTCGGTGCGCTGGGTCACCAACCAGAACACGCGCTGGGGTTCGTGCACCCCCTCGGAAGGCAGTATCCGGCTGTCGCACCGGCTGCAGGGGATGCCCGAGTACGTCGTCGACTACGTCCTCCTCCATGAGCTGGCACATCTGCTCGTGCCCGGACACGGTCCCCGCTTCTGGCGGCTGCTGGAGGCGTATCCGCGGACCGAGAGGGCCCGGGGCTACCTCGAAGGGGTGGTCGCCGCCGAACGGCTGCCGCATCTGCCGGGTGCTCGCGGGGAGTGA
- a CDS encoding TerD family protein, translating into MAREFQRGHKARISDLTAGTDLYVGVQISGPGLTFDISCFGLDADERLSDDRYFVFFNQPKSPEESIQLLGAQAGDSESFRITLDKVPAQIRKLSFTATLDGAGQMSQIAPGHIRIVAGGEEVARYSFNGSEFSTERAVMLGDFYLKDVWRFAAVGQGFDGGLGALLKNFGGEVLEEEAPAAPAPQQPQSGAAPSFAPPAFGAPAAPVPAPAPAPQGFAPPPGATPPPAPAPAPAPNVHAAPTLIAPMAPPGGAPVPPPGPVPAPYGQPPQQQPYGQPPGQSAPPPPGYGQPQAPHAPQAPPPPPGYGQPTPPPGYGQQAPFGQAPGQQAYGVPQGAPQGGAGVTAALQKFKETPTGQRWTQQNKKLVRVDLGIGGQPVLARQGSMVLYQGKVDFSYKGAGFAGRLVGNATGQEMQLMRCTGQGQVFLAENSTHLHPVELQGDAICVSAENVLAFDESLQYEVRRIEGHGIPGGALFTMQFQGTGTIVVKTHGTPVVLPVTPTTFADCNAVVAWSAAAQVIVSSQVRMRRNAYPGDTGESVNLQFRAAPGNFVVVQPYEV; encoded by the coding sequence ATGGCCAGGGAATTCCAACGCGGCCACAAGGCCAGGATCAGTGACCTCACCGCGGGCACCGATCTGTACGTAGGCGTGCAGATCAGCGGTCCCGGACTGACCTTCGACATCAGCTGCTTCGGTCTCGACGCCGACGAACGGCTCTCGGACGACCGCTACTTCGTCTTCTTCAACCAGCCGAAGTCGCCCGAGGAGTCCATTCAGCTCCTGGGCGCGCAGGCCGGCGATTCGGAGTCCTTCCGGATCACGCTCGACAAGGTCCCCGCGCAGATCCGGAAGCTGTCGTTCACGGCGACGCTCGACGGCGCCGGACAAATGTCACAGATCGCCCCCGGACACATCCGCATCGTCGCGGGCGGCGAGGAGGTGGCCCGGTACTCCTTCAACGGCTCGGAGTTCTCCACCGAACGGGCCGTGATGCTGGGCGACTTCTACCTGAAGGACGTGTGGCGGTTCGCGGCCGTCGGACAGGGCTTCGACGGCGGCCTGGGCGCGTTGCTGAAGAACTTCGGCGGCGAGGTCCTCGAGGAGGAGGCTCCCGCGGCACCTGCCCCCCAGCAGCCGCAGTCCGGCGCCGCACCCAGCTTCGCACCCCCCGCGTTCGGCGCCCCGGCGGCACCCGTCCCGGCCCCCGCGCCTGCCCCTCAGGGCTTCGCACCGCCCCCGGGAGCGACTCCGCCCCCGGCACCCGCGCCGGCGCCCGCCCCGAATGTGCACGCTGCGCCCACTCTCATCGCGCCGATGGCCCCGCCCGGTGGCGCCCCGGTGCCGCCTCCGGGGCCGGTGCCCGCACCGTACGGCCAGCCGCCCCAGCAGCAGCCGTACGGCCAGCCCCCCGGTCAGAGCGCCCCGCCGCCGCCCGGCTACGGGCAGCCCCAGGCGCCGCATGCGCCCCAGGCCCCGCCCCCGCCTCCCGGCTACGGTCAGCCCACCCCGCCCCCCGGTTACGGTCAGCAGGCCCCCTTCGGGCAGGCGCCGGGGCAGCAGGCCTACGGAGTTCCGCAGGGAGCTCCTCAGGGCGGCGCCGGTGTCACCGCCGCGCTCCAGAAGTTCAAGGAGACGCCCACCGGGCAGCGCTGGACGCAGCAGAACAAGAAGCTCGTCCGCGTCGACCTCGGCATCGGTGGCCAGCCCGTGCTCGCCCGCCAGGGCAGCATGGTGCTCTACCAGGGCAAGGTCGACTTCAGCTACAAGGGCGCGGGCTTCGCGGGCCGGCTCGTGGGCAACGCCACCGGCCAGGAGATGCAGCTGATGCGCTGCACCGGCCAGGGCCAGGTGTTCCTCGCCGAGAACTCCACCCACCTGCACCCCGTCGAGCTCCAGGGCGACGCGATCTGCGTCTCCGCGGAGAACGTCCTCGCCTTCGACGAGAGCCTCCAGTACGAGGTCCGCCGCATCGAGGGACACGGCATCCCCGGAGGCGCCCTGTTCACCATGCAGTTCCAGGGCACCGGCACGATCGTCGTCAAGACGCACGGCACGCCCGTGGTCCTGCCGGTCACGCCGACCACCTTCGCCGATTGCAACGCGGTCGTGGCCTGGTCGGCCGCCGCCCAGGTGATCGTCTCCAGCCAGGTTCGCATGCGCCGCAACGCCTACCCGGGCGACACCGGCGAGAGCGTCAACCTCCAGTTCCGGGCCGCTCCCGGCAACTTCGTCGTCGTCCAGCCCTACGAGGTCTGA
- a CDS encoding AIM24 family protein gives MNQPLAGYAPAPVTARMENHGNNMLKVAMQTGNDLLARVGSMVAYEGFIQYEPNPPAVRQIARDWITGEGAPLMKCSGDGLLYLADYGADVVVVNLNGDGISVNATNLLAFDASLSWGVERVKGLAKFAGQGLWNTKISGQGWVALTSRGKPIVVDCGGGEDETYVDPDALVAWSPNLKVKGKRSFKAQSLIGRGSGEAYQMAFSGQGIVVVQPSEDSTDRLRFRG, from the coding sequence ATGAACCAGCCGCTCGCGGGCTACGCCCCCGCACCCGTCACCGCGCGCATGGAGAACCACGGCAACAACATGCTGAAGGTCGCCATGCAGACCGGGAACGACCTCCTCGCGCGCGTGGGGTCGATGGTCGCCTACGAAGGATTCATCCAGTACGAGCCCAATCCGCCGGCCGTGCGCCAGATCGCCCGCGACTGGATCACCGGCGAGGGCGCGCCCCTGATGAAGTGCTCCGGCGACGGACTGCTCTACCTCGCTGACTACGGCGCCGACGTCGTCGTCGTGAACCTCAACGGCGACGGCATCTCCGTCAACGCCACCAACCTGCTCGCCTTCGACGCGTCCCTCAGCTGGGGCGTCGAGCGGGTCAAGGGGCTCGCGAAGTTCGCCGGCCAGGGCCTGTGGAACACCAAGATCTCCGGGCAGGGCTGGGTCGCGCTGACCTCCCGGGGCAAGCCCATCGTCGTCGACTGCGGCGGCGGCGAGGACGAGACCTACGTCGACCCGGACGCGCTCGTCGCCTGGTCCCCGAACCTCAAGGTGAAGGGCAAGCGCAGCTTCAAAGCGCAGTCGCTGATCGGCCGCGGCAGCGGCGAGGCCTACCAGATGGCCTTCTCCGGTCAGGGCATCGTCGTCGTCCAGCCCAGCGAGGACAGCACCGACCGTCTCCGGTTCCGGGGCTGA
- a CDS encoding AIM24 family protein, with the protein MQSPLFAFNDSQSQERYSLQNKQMLRVTLEGHDDILARKGTMVAYQGLVEFDAEYQNTQQAYARAATGEGLNLMRCHGQGTVYLANLAQHVHVVEVEQDGLTVDSSYVLAMDSSLHHEVIAVDSQYGISGSGKYQLNITGRGKVALMTSGAPLMMQVTPDKYVNCDADAIVAWSTGLRVQMQAQTHSSGVWRRRGNTGEGWELSFMGSGFALVQPSELLPPQNAQVGQGLAAQYGMGQHGARAQNQGNVWS; encoded by the coding sequence ATGCAGAGTCCGCTTTTCGCCTTCAACGACTCGCAGTCCCAGGAGCGCTACAGCCTGCAGAACAAGCAGATGCTGCGCGTCACCCTGGAGGGCCACGACGACATCCTGGCCCGCAAGGGCACCATGGTCGCCTACCAGGGCCTCGTTGAGTTCGACGCCGAGTACCAGAACACCCAGCAGGCGTACGCGCGTGCGGCCACCGGCGAGGGCCTCAACCTGATGCGCTGCCACGGGCAGGGCACGGTCTACCTGGCCAACCTCGCCCAGCACGTCCACGTGGTGGAGGTCGAGCAGGACGGGCTGACGGTCGACAGCAGCTATGTGCTCGCGATGGACTCCTCGCTGCACCACGAGGTCATCGCCGTCGACAGCCAGTACGGCATCTCCGGGTCCGGGAAGTACCAGCTCAACATCACCGGCCGCGGCAAGGTCGCCCTGATGACGTCGGGCGCGCCGCTGATGATGCAGGTGACGCCCGACAAGTACGTCAACTGCGACGCCGACGCGATCGTCGCCTGGTCGACGGGGCTGCGCGTCCAGATGCAGGCCCAGACGCACTCCTCGGGGGTGTGGCGGCGCCGCGGCAACACCGGTGAGGGCTGGGAGCTCAGCTTCATGGGCAGCGGCTTCGCGCTCGTCCAGCCGAGCGAGCTGCTGCCGCCCCAGAACGCCCAGGTCGGGCAGGGCCTGGCCGCCCAGTACGGCATGGGGCAGCACGGGGCGCGGGCACAGAACCAGGGCAACGTCTGGAGCTGA
- a CDS encoding NUDIX hydrolase, translating into MSLYDDAVLVLKGYGEQEELREAYLDHLAAHPDGMWKACHAGHVTASALVIDPEHGRVLLTLHRKLRMWLQMGGHCEPGDAALEAAALREATEESGIAGLTLLAGGPVRLDRHPIPAPCHWHFDVQYAVVAPSGAIQEISDESLDLRWFAYDAVAEVADESVVRLLEGTRARL; encoded by the coding sequence GTGAGCCTGTACGACGACGCGGTCCTCGTCCTGAAGGGGTACGGGGAGCAGGAGGAGCTGCGCGAGGCGTATCTCGACCACTTGGCAGCCCACCCGGACGGCATGTGGAAGGCCTGCCATGCGGGCCATGTCACCGCGAGCGCCCTGGTGATCGATCCGGAGCACGGCCGGGTCCTGCTGACCCTGCACAGGAAGCTGCGGATGTGGCTCCAGATGGGCGGCCACTGCGAGCCGGGGGACGCCGCCCTGGAGGCAGCGGCGCTGCGCGAGGCGACGGAGGAGTCGGGGATCGCGGGGCTGACGCTGCTCGCGGGCGGACCGGTGCGGCTGGACCGGCACCCGATTCCGGCGCCCTGCCACTGGCACTTCGACGTGCAGTACGCGGTCGTGGCACCGTCCGGGGCCATCCAGGAGATCAGCGACGAGTCCCTCGACCTGCGCTGGTTCGCCTACGACGCGGTGGCGGAGGTGGCGGACGAGTCGGTCGTACGGCTGCTGGAGGGCACCCGGGCGAGGTTGTGA
- a CDS encoding zinc-dependent metalloprotease — MSDTPFGFGLPPEEPEDGDEGKKKDQESGGGQGPANPFGFGGLPGGFGAPGADNPLAAMFGSLNPNDLGAAFQQLGQMLSYEGGPVNWDMAKQIARQTVSQGTPDGTKDTSVGPAERTAVEEAVRLADLWLDDATSLPSGAGTAVAWSRAEWVEATLPAWQELVDPVAERVGAAMGDVLPEEMQAMAGPLIGMMRSMGGAMFGTQIGQAVGVLAGEVVGSTDIGLPLGPSGKAALLPVNVEAFGKDLGVPKEEVRLYLALREAAHQRLFAHVPWLRSHLFGAVEGYARGIKVDTAKLEDVVGQFDPQNPEQLQDALQQGMFQPEDTPEQKAALARLETALALVEGWVDAVVHAAAKPRLSSADALRETLRRRRATGGPAEQTFATLIGLELRPRRLRDASRLWASLTDARGVDGRDALWAHPDMLPTASDLDDPDGFVHREQLDFSELDKMLGEAAGGSTGKPDLTKDSKDTKDTPEDDSKRDDKGDGKGDDTE; from the coding sequence GTGAGTGACACCCCATTCGGATTCGGCCTTCCGCCGGAGGAGCCGGAAGACGGCGACGAGGGCAAGAAGAAGGACCAGGAGAGCGGTGGTGGTCAGGGACCGGCCAACCCGTTCGGCTTCGGCGGGCTGCCCGGAGGCTTCGGCGCCCCCGGTGCGGACAATCCGCTCGCCGCCATGTTCGGTTCGCTGAACCCCAACGACCTGGGCGCCGCTTTCCAGCAGCTGGGCCAGATGCTCTCGTACGAGGGTGGCCCGGTGAACTGGGACATGGCCAAACAGATCGCCCGCCAGACGGTCTCCCAGGGCACCCCTGACGGCACCAAGGACACGAGTGTCGGCCCCGCCGAGCGGACCGCGGTCGAGGAGGCGGTGCGCCTCGCCGACCTGTGGCTGGACGACGCGACGTCGCTGCCGTCCGGCGCCGGCACCGCTGTGGCCTGGTCCCGCGCGGAGTGGGTCGAGGCGACCCTGCCCGCGTGGCAGGAGCTGGTCGACCCGGTCGCCGAGCGGGTTGGCGCGGCGATGGGCGATGTCCTGCCGGAGGAGATGCAGGCCATGGCCGGTCCGCTGATCGGCATGATGCGCTCCATGGGCGGCGCGATGTTCGGCACCCAGATCGGGCAGGCCGTCGGCGTGCTCGCGGGCGAGGTCGTGGGTTCCACCGACATCGGCCTGCCGCTGGGCCCGTCCGGCAAGGCCGCGCTGCTGCCGGTGAACGTCGAGGCGTTCGGCAAGGATCTGGGCGTGCCGAAGGAGGAGGTGCGGCTGTATCTCGCCCTGCGCGAGGCCGCCCACCAGCGCCTGTTCGCGCACGTGCCGTGGCTGCGCTCCCACCTGTTCGGCGCAGTCGAGGGGTACGCGCGCGGGATCAAGGTCGACACGGCCAAGCTGGAGGACGTGGTCGGCCAGTTCGACCCGCAGAATCCGGAGCAGCTGCAGGACGCCCTGCAGCAGGGCATGTTCCAGCCGGAGGACACCCCGGAGCAGAAGGCGGCCCTGGCCCGTCTGGAGACTGCTCTGGCGCTCGTCGAGGGCTGGGTAGACGCGGTGGTGCACGCGGCCGCGAAACCGCGCCTGTCGTCAGCGGACGCGCTGCGCGAGACCCTGCGCCGCCGTCGTGCGACGGGAGGCCCGGCGGAGCAGACGTTCGCCACGCTGATCGGTCTGGAGCTGCGTCCGCGAAGGCTGCGGGACGCGTCCCGTCTGTGGGCGTCGCTGACGGACGCGCGCGGGGTCGACGGCCGGGATGCCCTGTGGGCCCACCCGGACATGCTGCCGACGGCGTCCGACCTGGACGACCCGGACGGCTTCGTGCACCGCGAGCAGCTGGACTTCTCCGAGCTCGACAAGATGCTCGGCGAGGCGGCGGGCGGCTCCACGGGAAAGCCGGACCTGACGAAGGACAGCAAGGACACCAAGGACACCCCCGAGGACGACTCCAAGAGGGACGACAAGGGCGACGGCAAGGGCGACGACACCGAGTGA
- a CDS encoding SDR family oxidoreductase, which produces MSSPDPQVRAARNESTHSATRGPVVAVTGAASGIGALLTERLAASDEIKQVVAIDERRGECAAAQWHILDVRDPAIADKLRGADVVVHLALDLDLETDAAARTAYNVRGTQTVLTAAAAAGIHRVVLCTSAMVYGALPDNELPLSEDAELRATAEATGVGDLLEIERLARRAPRAHPGLNVTVVRPAVLIGGTDTALTRYFESPRLLVVAGSRPAWQFCHVEDLCSALEYAVLEKVDGELAVGCDGWLEQEEVEELSGIRRMELPSAVALGAAARLHRIGLTPSPAGDLAYTMYPWVVSGSRLHDAGWRPQWTNEEVLAELLEEVSGRHTVAGRRLGRKDATAAGAAGATVALLGAAAVVRRARKARRRI; this is translated from the coding sequence GTGAGTTCCCCAGATCCGCAGGTTCGCGCAGCGCGAAACGAGTCAACCCATTCCGCCACCCGCGGACCCGTCGTCGCGGTCACCGGCGCCGCGTCCGGCATCGGCGCCCTGCTCACCGAGCGGCTCGCCGCCTCGGACGAGATCAAGCAGGTCGTCGCCATCGACGAACGGCGCGGCGAGTGCGCGGCGGCACAGTGGCACATCCTGGACGTACGGGATCCGGCCATCGCGGACAAACTGCGGGGCGCGGACGTCGTGGTGCACCTGGCGCTCGATCTCGACCTGGAGACCGACGCCGCCGCCCGAACGGCCTACAACGTACGGGGGACACAGACCGTGCTGACGGCTGCCGCCGCGGCCGGGATCCACCGGGTCGTGCTGTGCACGTCCGCGATGGTGTACGGCGCGCTGCCCGACAACGAGCTCCCGCTGTCCGAGGACGCCGAGCTGCGGGCCACGGCCGAGGCCACCGGAGTGGGGGACCTGCTGGAGATCGAGCGGCTCGCCCGGCGCGCCCCGCGGGCCCATCCGGGACTCAACGTCACCGTCGTACGGCCCGCCGTGCTGATCGGAGGCACGGACACCGCACTGACCAGGTACTTCGAGTCGCCCCGGCTGCTTGTCGTCGCCGGGTCACGGCCGGCCTGGCAGTTCTGCCATGTCGAGGATCTGTGCAGCGCACTGGAGTACGCCGTCCTGGAGAAGGTCGACGGGGAACTCGCGGTGGGCTGCGACGGATGGCTGGAGCAGGAGGAGGTCGAGGAGCTCAGCGGGATCCGGCGGATGGAACTGCCGTCGGCGGTGGCCCTCGGAGCGGCGGCCCGGCTGCACCGGATCGGGCTGACACCATCCCCGGCCGGAGACCTGGCGTACACGATGTACCCCTGGGTGGTGAGCGGAAGCCGGCTGCACGACGCCGGGTGGCGGCCGCAGTGGACCAACGAGGAAGTGCTCGCGGAACTCCTGGAGGAGGTCTCCGGCAGGCACACGGTCGCCGGACGGCGACTGGGCCGCAAGGACGCGACGGCCGCCGGGGCCGCGGGCGCGACGGTGGCTCTGCTCGGTGCCGCGGCCGTGGTGCGGCGGGCACGCAAGGCGCGGCGCCGGATCTGA
- a CDS encoding molybdenum cofactor biosynthesis protein MoaE, whose amino-acid sequence MAPTNDHPGEQAAQDPVKLIAVRETALSLDEVFRAVGDDAAGGTALFVGTVRNHDGGADVDQLGYSCHPSAEAEMRRIAEKVAADHPVRALAAVHRIGDLQVGDLAVVVAVSCPHRGEAFEACRKLIDDLKHEVPIWKHQTFSDGTDEWVGA is encoded by the coding sequence ATGGCACCCACCAACGACCACCCCGGCGAGCAGGCCGCACAGGACCCCGTCAAGCTGATCGCCGTCCGGGAGACCGCGCTCTCCCTGGACGAGGTCTTCAGGGCCGTCGGCGACGACGCCGCCGGAGGGACCGCGCTCTTCGTGGGGACCGTGCGCAACCACGACGGAGGCGCCGACGTCGATCAGCTCGGCTATTCGTGCCACCCCAGTGCCGAGGCCGAGATGCGGCGGATCGCCGAGAAGGTCGCCGCCGACCATCCGGTGCGGGCCCTGGCCGCCGTACACCGCATCGGTGACCTCCAGGTCGGTGACCTCGCCGTCGTCGTCGCCGTGTCATGCCCGCACCGCGGCGAGGCCTTCGAGGCCTGCCGGAAGCTGATCGACGACCTCAAGCACGAGGTGCCGATCTGGAAGCACCAGACGTTCTCGGACGGCACCGACGAATGGGTCGGCGCGTAG
- a CDS encoding PDZ domain-containing protein, with protein sequence MPRRTATMLASTLMLIALLCAGVFIPVPYSEMSPGPTVNTLGDHDGEPVLQISGRKTYATSGHLNMTTVRVTSADYRMNLVEAVYGWLAHDGKVVPHDTLYPDGKTEEQSTQENAEEFSESQESAKVAALKALDIPVKGFVIVSTVVKGSPAQGRLHAGDVIKAVDGTAVKQTTDVAKLVTKHKPGQNVVFTIVPAKDQAAAKKKNTTATSTRNITIRTATSDDRGEKRAIVGISAGTDHTFPFAIDIKLADVGGPSAGLMFSLGLYDRLTPGSLTGGKFVAGTGTIDDDGKVGPIGGIEMKTVGARGKGAQYFLTPADNCAAAAKDTPDGLTLVKVNTIGDALGALKDIRTNKTSDLPKCTTK encoded by the coding sequence ATGCCACGCCGCACCGCGACGATGCTCGCCTCCACCCTGATGCTGATCGCGCTCCTGTGCGCGGGAGTGTTCATCCCCGTGCCGTATTCGGAGATGTCCCCGGGACCGACGGTGAACACGCTCGGGGACCACGACGGCGAGCCGGTGCTGCAGATCTCCGGACGCAAGACCTACGCGACCAGCGGCCACCTGAACATGACGACCGTGCGGGTCACCAGCGCCGACTACAGGATGAACCTCGTCGAGGCCGTCTACGGCTGGCTCGCCCACGACGGCAAGGTCGTCCCGCACGACACGCTCTACCCGGACGGCAAGACCGAGGAGCAGTCGACCCAGGAGAACGCCGAGGAGTTCAGCGAGTCCCAGGAGAGCGCCAAGGTCGCCGCCCTGAAGGCACTCGACATCCCGGTGAAGGGCTTCGTGATCGTCTCGACGGTGGTCAAGGGCTCCCCGGCCCAGGGCAGACTGCACGCCGGTGACGTGATCAAGGCCGTCGACGGCACGGCCGTGAAGCAGACGACCGACGTCGCCAAGCTCGTGACCAAGCACAAGCCCGGCCAGAACGTCGTCTTCACGATCGTGCCCGCCAAGGACCAGGCCGCCGCCAAGAAGAAGAACACGACGGCGACCAGCACCCGGAACATCACGATCAGGACCGCCACCTCCGACGACCGCGGCGAGAAGCGCGCCATCGTCGGCATCTCCGCAGGGACGGATCACACGTTCCCGTTCGCCATCGACATCAAGCTCGCCGACGTCGGCGGGCCGAGCGCCGGCCTGATGTTCTCGCTCGGCCTCTACGACAGGCTCACACCGGGCAGCCTGACCGGCGGCAAGTTCGTGGCCGGCACCGGGACGATCGACGACGACGGCAAGGTCGGCCCGATCGGCGGCATCGAGATGAAGACGGTGGGCGCGCGCGGCAAGGGCGCCCAGTACTTCCTGACGCCGGCCGACAACTGCGCGGCCGCCGCCAAGGACACCCCCGACGGGCTCACCCTGGTCAAGGTGAACACCATCGGCGACGCCCTCGGCGCGCTCAAGGACATCCGCACCAACAAGACGTCCGACCTGCCGAAGTGCACGACCAAGTAG
- a CDS encoding PPA1309 family protein, with protein sequence MSNTPMAASPLTRAVLEIDEYASGLGWDQPARLFALVDTARLRSQEPALAAQLGLENEPETSGLTPIEQDEIPAGKPLDEFLATIAWPDAVAGCALTVERLMLPPSAEAQVPEGLDEAALSKWVADHPSRQEVRMTVAVLRDGARDSALRLREKDAPTEVLTGAGLVPGLAEALSATFEE encoded by the coding sequence ATGTCCAACACTCCCATGGCAGCGAGCCCGCTCACCCGGGCCGTACTCGAGATCGACGAGTACGCCTCCGGCCTCGGCTGGGACCAGCCCGCCCGCCTCTTCGCCCTCGTAGACACCGCTCGGCTGCGGTCCCAGGAACCCGCCCTCGCGGCCCAGCTCGGTCTGGAAAACGAGCCCGAGACCAGTGGTCTCACCCCGATCGAGCAGGACGAGATCCCGGCCGGCAAGCCGCTGGACGAGTTCCTCGCCACGATCGCCTGGCCGGACGCTGTGGCCGGCTGCGCGCTGACGGTGGAGCGGCTGATGCTGCCGCCGTCCGCCGAGGCCCAGGTCCCGGAGGGCCTCGACGAGGCCGCGCTGTCGAAGTGGGTGGCGGACCACCCGAGCCGTCAGGAGGTCCGGATGACGGTCGCGGTCCTGCGCGACGGCGCCCGCGACTCGGCTCTGCGGCTGCGGGAGAAGGACGCCCCGACGGAGGTGCTCACGGGCGCCGGCCTGGTGCCGGGCCTGGCGGAGGCGCTGTCGGCGACGTTCGAGGAGTAG